One window from the genome of Epinephelus moara isolate mb chromosome 21, YSFRI_EMoa_1.0, whole genome shotgun sequence encodes:
- the LOC126383216 gene encoding BTB/POZ domain-containing protein KCTD1 isoform X2 yields MFQDNRSSMSRPMITRSPVSPLSNQGIPTPAQLTKSNAPVHIDVGGHMYTSSLATLTKFPESRIGRLFDGTEPIVLDSLKQHYFIDRDGHMFRYILNFLRTSKLLIPDDFKDYSLLYEEARYFQLQPMLAELERWRQDQELGRVSRPCECLVVRVAPDLGERITLSGDKALIEDVFPEIGDVMCNSVNAGWNHDSTHVIRFPLNGYCHLNSVQVLERLQQRGFEIAGSCGGGVDSSQFSEYVLRRELRRTSQRGSNSNRIKQEQLD; encoded by the exons ATGTTTCAG GATAATCGCTCCAGCATGTCCAGGCCCATGATCACACGGTCACCAGTGTCTCCCTTGAGCAACCAGGGCATCCCAACACCTGCACAGCTCACCAAGTCCAACGCCCCTGTGCACATTGATGTGGGCGGACACATGTACACCAGCAGTCTGGCCACCTTAACAAAATTCCCAGAATCCCG AATTGGTCGTCTCTTTGATGGCACAGAGCCTATAGTCCTGGACAGCCTGAAGCAACACTACTTCATTGACAGGGATGGACACATGTTCCGCTACATCCTCAACTTCCTCAGGACGTCCAAGCTCCTCATCCCAGACGACTTCAAA GACTACAGTCTGCTGTATGAGGAGGCGCGATACTTCCAGTTGCAGCCCATGCTTGCTGAGCTGGAGCGCTGGCGCCAGGACCAAGAGCTGGGCCGGGTGTCGCGTCCCTGCGAGTGCTTGGTGGTGCGTGTTGCACCTGACCTGGGCGAGAGGATTACGCTCAGCGGCGACAAGGCCCTGATTGAAGACGTGTTTCCGGAAATTGGCGATGTCATGTGCAACTCTGTCAATGCTGGCTGGAACCATGACTCCACGCATGTCATCCGCTTCCCACTCAATGGGTACTGCCACCTCAACTCTGTCCAG GTTCTAGAGCGCCTCCAACAACGTGGCTTCGAGATCGCCGGCTCCTGCGGCGGAGGCGTGGACTCATCCCAATTCAGCGAGTACGTCCTGAGGAGGGAACTGAGGAGGACGAGTCAGCGAGGATCCAATTCAAACAGGATAAAGCAGGAGCAGCTGGACTAG
- the LOC126383216 gene encoding BTB/POZ domain-containing protein KCTD1 isoform X1 produces the protein MFQVRWKKADRVLSAHLDVCAVMDETDIMDLTHQKARKRPRPISSVDESVHASLKRLPIRAAECREPSLMFAVRGEPVPAASLKQNDHSVTSSPNTVMPAQDNRSSMSRPMITRSPVSPLSNQGIPTPAQLTKSNAPVHIDVGGHMYTSSLATLTKFPESRIGRLFDGTEPIVLDSLKQHYFIDRDGHMFRYILNFLRTSKLLIPDDFKDYSLLYEEARYFQLQPMLAELERWRQDQELGRVSRPCECLVVRVAPDLGERITLSGDKALIEDVFPEIGDVMCNSVNAGWNHDSTHVIRFPLNGYCHLNSVQVLERLQQRGFEIAGSCGGGVDSSQFSEYVLRRELRRTSQRGSNSNRIKQEQLD, from the exons ATGTTTCAG GTGCGTTGGAAAAAAGCCGACCGCGTCCTATCTGCTCACCTCGACGTCTGCGCTGTAATGGACGAGACGGACATCATGGACTTAACGCATCAGAAAGCGAGAAAGCGACCGCGTCCAATCAGTTCTGTGGATGAGTCCGTGCACGCTTCCCTCAAACGGCTGCCGATCCGAGCGGCGGAGTGCAGGGAGCCCTCACTGATGTTCGCAGTCAGAGGAGAGCCGGTTCCCGCAGCATCTCTCAAGCAAAATGACCATTCGGTGACTTCCTCTCCAAACACAGTGATGCCGGCGCAG GATAATCGCTCCAGCATGTCCAGGCCCATGATCACACGGTCACCAGTGTCTCCCTTGAGCAACCAGGGCATCCCAACACCTGCACAGCTCACCAAGTCCAACGCCCCTGTGCACATTGATGTGGGCGGACACATGTACACCAGCAGTCTGGCCACCTTAACAAAATTCCCAGAATCCCG AATTGGTCGTCTCTTTGATGGCACAGAGCCTATAGTCCTGGACAGCCTGAAGCAACACTACTTCATTGACAGGGATGGACACATGTTCCGCTACATCCTCAACTTCCTCAGGACGTCCAAGCTCCTCATCCCAGACGACTTCAAA GACTACAGTCTGCTGTATGAGGAGGCGCGATACTTCCAGTTGCAGCCCATGCTTGCTGAGCTGGAGCGCTGGCGCCAGGACCAAGAGCTGGGCCGGGTGTCGCGTCCCTGCGAGTGCTTGGTGGTGCGTGTTGCACCTGACCTGGGCGAGAGGATTACGCTCAGCGGCGACAAGGCCCTGATTGAAGACGTGTTTCCGGAAATTGGCGATGTCATGTGCAACTCTGTCAATGCTGGCTGGAACCATGACTCCACGCATGTCATCCGCTTCCCACTCAATGGGTACTGCCACCTCAACTCTGTCCAG GTTCTAGAGCGCCTCCAACAACGTGGCTTCGAGATCGCCGGCTCCTGCGGCGGAGGCGTGGACTCATCCCAATTCAGCGAGTACGTCCTGAGGAGGGAACTGAGGAGGACGAGTCAGCGAGGATCCAATTCAAACAGGATAAAGCAGGAGCAGCTGGACTAG